The following proteins are co-located in the Dyadobacter chenwenxiniae genome:
- a CDS encoding TonB-dependent receptor domain-containing protein: MKRTPFLNFFALFLLSFFFSASIKVSASPIFGTKNGYVDGGKLVGKIVESPGNVGVSFATIALLASKDSSLASGSVADENGVFSIANVTPGKYVLRVTNMGYQTLFVPNINVSAEANLLDLGNITVLPEAQKLNEVIVKGEKSMIVDDIDKKIVNIGKDMLATSNNVSDLLEKVPAVSLDENGNPQVRGKGNVVVLIDGKPSNLYGSDLPTILQSFPANLIERIDVMTTPSAKYEGEGASGVIDIITKKTKIRGTNGGLRASLGNKNNHSASGNISYRIGKVGVNASLSGQSRNMTWKRNLSRDNFISENTSHLEQNGTGGNKGKNAFGRIGVNYDINDKNSLEVGVNYSRDQSRNNSNLLNETSFSSGNATETFSRLNNSKGNGENLNFNLDYRKKFDEKDHQLTFTSSYSLGESDGESYYNQESEIDSLMRNQQNLRDNKRHSLFLNSDYTWPISKKATLEVGLRSRMSANDNTNAFYNMSKETGSYVFDPNISNVFGYKDATYTGFMTFSQKTDLWGMRAGLRVTDYNQDINQISINRAFNVHFLTLVPSLALTRKLGETAQLKLNYSRRVQRPEADWLNPYTDVSDPRNIQSGNTSLKPEFTHKAEMGYSNYEASGGWGPSLFMDYSNNAITRIRTIDETGISLTQFANVGRELSYGLETDFSQTIFEVLKINGSGRVYRSEIVSQVAQIDNRTWSYSGNLNAFVTLPADFKASAYINYEGPRAIAQGTREGVFIANMGIRKELLEKKATISFNVQDIFLSRAYKSQLNTATYSQNSLWQQTNRLVNLTFQYRFGKISASGGDDA, from the coding sequence GTGAAAAGAACTCCGTTTCTTAACTTTTTTGCCCTTTTTCTACTCAGTTTCTTCTTTTCTGCTTCTATCAAAGTTTCTGCCAGTCCTATTTTTGGCACAAAAAACGGGTACGTAGACGGCGGTAAGCTTGTCGGAAAAATTGTGGAATCGCCCGGCAATGTGGGCGTCAGTTTTGCCACGATTGCGTTGCTGGCTTCCAAAGATTCTTCATTAGCAAGTGGAAGCGTTGCCGATGAAAACGGCGTGTTCAGCATCGCCAATGTTACGCCGGGGAAATACGTGCTACGGGTTACCAACATGGGTTATCAGACATTATTTGTCCCGAACATCAATGTTTCAGCCGAGGCCAACTTGCTGGACTTGGGCAACATTACCGTCCTTCCGGAAGCGCAAAAACTGAATGAGGTGATCGTCAAAGGCGAGAAAAGCATGATCGTGGACGACATTGACAAGAAGATCGTCAATATTGGCAAGGATATGCTGGCCACCAGCAACAATGTGAGCGACCTGCTGGAAAAAGTGCCGGCCGTTTCGCTGGATGAGAATGGAAATCCGCAAGTTCGAGGCAAAGGCAATGTGGTCGTCCTGATCGATGGCAAACCTTCAAATTTATACGGCAGCGACTTGCCGACCATTCTGCAATCTTTTCCTGCAAACCTGATTGAACGCATTGATGTAATGACAACGCCTTCTGCGAAATACGAAGGCGAGGGCGCTTCGGGTGTTATTGACATTATCACCAAAAAGACGAAAATACGCGGCACAAACGGCGGTTTGCGTGCAAGTCTGGGAAACAAGAATAACCATAGCGCATCGGGGAACATTAGCTATCGCATAGGTAAAGTAGGCGTAAACGCTTCGCTAAGCGGGCAATCCAGAAACATGACGTGGAAAAGAAATCTGAGTCGCGACAATTTTATCTCTGAAAACACCTCCCACCTCGAACAAAACGGAACGGGCGGTAACAAAGGAAAAAATGCCTTTGGGCGGATTGGCGTCAACTATGATATCAATGATAAAAATTCACTGGAAGTAGGCGTGAACTATTCGCGTGACCAGAGCCGTAATAACAGCAACCTTTTAAATGAAACCAGCTTCTCTTCGGGTAATGCAACCGAAACGTTCAGCCGCCTTAATAATAGTAAAGGGAATGGTGAAAACCTGAATTTTAACCTGGATTACCGCAAAAAGTTCGACGAGAAAGACCATCAGCTTACATTCACATCCAGTTACTCACTGGGTGAATCGGACGGCGAATCTTATTATAACCAGGAAAGCGAGATCGACAGTCTGATGCGCAATCAGCAGAATTTGCGCGATAACAAGCGTCATTCTTTATTCCTCAATTCGGACTACACCTGGCCTATCAGCAAAAAAGCAACTTTGGAAGTGGGTTTACGCTCGCGAATGAGTGCGAACGACAACACCAACGCCTTTTACAATATGTCAAAGGAAACCGGAAGCTACGTTTTCGACCCGAACATTAGCAATGTGTTTGGCTACAAAGACGCGACTTACACGGGATTCATGACCTTTTCCCAAAAAACAGACCTTTGGGGCATGCGCGCGGGATTGCGTGTGACGGACTATAACCAGGATATTAATCAAATAAGCATTAACCGTGCATTCAATGTGCATTTCCTTACGCTGGTGCCTAGCCTTGCGCTGACCAGGAAATTGGGTGAAACAGCACAGTTGAAGCTCAATTACAGCCGCCGCGTGCAACGTCCGGAAGCGGATTGGCTCAATCCTTACACCGACGTCTCGGATCCACGAAACATTCAATCCGGAAATACATCCCTGAAACCCGAATTTACACACAAGGCCGAAATGGGTTATTCCAATTATGAAGCGTCCGGGGGCTGGGGACCATCCTTGTTCATGGATTATTCCAACAATGCAATAACCAGGATCAGGACCATTGATGAGACAGGCATATCATTAACCCAATTTGCCAATGTAGGCCGCGAGCTTTCCTACGGACTCGAAACTGACTTTTCCCAAACCATTTTTGAAGTGCTGAAAATTAATGGAAGCGGCAGGGTTTACCGGAGTGAGATAGTATCTCAAGTTGCTCAGATTGACAACAGAACTTGGAGTTACTCAGGAAATTTGAATGCATTTGTAACGCTTCCTGCGGATTTTAAGGCATCGGCCTACATTAATTATGAAGGGCCAAGAGCCATTGCACAGGGAACGCGTGAAGGTGTGTTTATTGCCAATATGGGTATCAGAAAGGAGCTTTTGGAAAAAAAGGCAACAATCTCATTTAACGTGCAGGACATATTTTTGTCGAGAGCTTACAAAAGTCAGCTTAATACGGCCACATATTCACAAAACTCGCTCTGGCAGCAGACAAACCGGCTTGTCAACCTGACTTTCCAGTATCGTTTTGGGAAAATAAGTGCAAGCGGCGGAGATGATGCTTGA
- a CDS encoding translocation/assembly module TamB domain-containing protein, with translation MKKALKVFAIVILAILILVGVLIWGIQTPFGQNFLTNQANSYLRKKLKTKVNIEKVRFDVPDWILLEGVYFEDQHGDTLVAGKRLYVDLDMYSLIKGNVGINKVELEGINANINRVLPDTVFNFQFIVDAFASADTTTAVDTTSSPLEMRLDQISLKNVRLSYRDAVTGTDALANIDSALVRFDKFNPTLSQYHPSKLALLGSEVKLRMYQPLKTETTPETVPDPADSLDIKVGDIDIREFKWLFEDEIAGLKNGVSVGKLEGRVNNIFMGSQYVDVRNLNLEKMSLYAEFAKKAKAEGKKDTTTEDAATPGWNVKVGDIKLVNNDLRYDDFNTPAQPKGLDFAHLNVKDLNIDLQNFIFSPENIAGSLKSGSFQEKSGFKLQEFRTNFKYGAQETYLRNLYVKTPNTLLRDELSLRYKNLDELAKDIAKVKIKLHLTDSRVAFADILLLVPDLAKTPPFSKEPNGMLKGSGLVTGSVDDMLISKARFSMLDGTILALDGRIRGLPDANKLALDMTINELSSTKDDLMKMLPDSAVPASIELPQDIKITGKVKGSMEDITMTTTINTSFGVGTFSGNLKNITDSIKAQYNGTLAFNDFDLGKLMKQPPEQMGKLTLRTDLDGVGYAPKTMKASLDGTIASADIRGYVYNNLTLKGDVDNGFANVAATMNDQNIDVDLTAQADLSKEYPSVKADVSIDKLDLTALNLYADSLQLKGNIKVDMPSTNPENPLGTVDINDFTFTHHRRPITIDSVNVQLTDSSGQRQATIKSPFLKAEMKGDFVYTEIADALLTEVGKHFKAPNLTYNTVTKPVNFTLNATVSNHPLITTFVPALKEMNDIQFKAKLDNQQDSSIVARLSIPMVNYDSIQTERVSVDFSNTKENAALNANVGLVNTGSFRIQNASLESKIVNNDVKFDFIVRDSVNTERHAVLGDLAIADNRYKLNLREGLLLDYLKWETDTSGYISYAPDSLYVKNFVIKSKDQSLTINSTSEAPNSPLDIAISNISIGPMIGIATRDSTLATGILNGKILLSDYMKAPVYTGELTIDSLAVTKIPVGNLVLKSTNETENLIRVDMSLTNGENNLTLDGNYNLKSESPMDFKLDLKKLSAQTIEAFSFGELNKATGNLTGNIAITGATDSPKLDGSVNFNDVAFNATQLGARYSLANQKILFNGQNINFNNFIIADSVNQQMKINGNVSIANIPNVSYNLTINAKNFNVLNSTQKQNELFFGKANVDADLSVKGQGANSVVDGSIKVDPGSNITFVLPSGATEAGDAAKGIIEFVDMSDSTQVAVADSAAAKITTVDFASQISLDIDVDDKSEFKVVIDELNGDNIRLKGNAQLNTGIAPNGQLFMLGSYDVTEGSYDLTLQILKRQFEILKGSNLLWTGDVMNAELNITAGYTVEVDPGSIASKFQGASKVPIQVQVVITGNLTTPNITFNIVPDETIDKQVTNELTSQRFWEDMKSNPSEMNKQAFALLITNKFITDQSSPGFNLGSSAEAVARQSVSQLLSDQLNNLASDLVKGVDLDIGVNSTADQTTGSRTDLNLGLSKAFLNDRLKISVGKNFEIESQSNSASSNEVFDNIALDYAITRDGRYLFRAFRKNQYQSILEGFIIETGVSFIVTADYDLLREFFERQKNEK, from the coding sequence ATGAAGAAAGCACTAAAAGTATTTGCAATTGTTATTCTGGCGATATTGATCCTGGTTGGCGTCTTGATTTGGGGTATTCAAACGCCCTTTGGACAAAATTTTCTGACAAACCAGGCCAATTCATATTTACGGAAAAAGCTGAAAACAAAGGTCAATATTGAAAAAGTGCGTTTCGACGTTCCGGACTGGATCTTGTTAGAAGGCGTTTATTTTGAAGATCAACACGGCGATACGCTGGTTGCAGGAAAAAGACTTTACGTTGATCTCGACATGTACAGCCTTATAAAGGGCAATGTCGGGATCAACAAAGTAGAGTTGGAAGGCATTAATGCCAACATTAACAGGGTGTTACCTGACACCGTTTTTAATTTTCAGTTCATTGTTGATGCTTTCGCAAGCGCCGACACCACTACGGCGGTCGACACGACTTCCAGCCCGTTAGAAATGCGGCTCGACCAGATTTCATTGAAAAATGTGCGCCTGTCCTATCGCGATGCCGTTACAGGCACCGATGCACTGGCTAACATTGATTCAGCGCTCGTTCGTTTTGACAAATTTAATCCCACACTTTCTCAATATCACCCCTCCAAACTTGCTTTGCTGGGGAGTGAGGTCAAGCTCAGGATGTATCAGCCACTCAAAACGGAAACGACTCCGGAAACCGTTCCCGACCCGGCTGATTCGCTGGACATTAAAGTTGGGGATATTGATATCAGGGAATTTAAATGGCTGTTTGAGGATGAAATCGCCGGCTTGAAAAACGGCGTTTCGGTTGGTAAGCTGGAAGGACGTGTGAACAACATTTTTATGGGAAGCCAATATGTGGATGTTCGCAATCTGAACCTTGAAAAAATGTCATTATATGCCGAATTTGCTAAGAAGGCGAAAGCAGAGGGTAAGAAAGACACGACCACCGAAGATGCAGCGACGCCAGGCTGGAACGTAAAAGTAGGCGACATCAAGCTTGTTAACAACGACTTACGTTACGACGATTTCAACACGCCGGCTCAACCCAAGGGGCTGGATTTTGCACATTTGAATGTTAAGGACCTTAATATAGATTTACAAAATTTCATTTTCTCTCCCGAAAACATTGCCGGTTCACTCAAATCAGGATCATTTCAGGAAAAGAGCGGCTTTAAATTGCAGGAGTTCCGTACCAATTTCAAGTATGGTGCGCAGGAAACCTATCTGCGGAATTTGTATGTAAAAACACCCAATACGCTGCTTAGGGACGAGTTAAGTCTTCGATATAAGAACCTGGACGAACTTGCCAAGGACATTGCCAAAGTTAAAATCAAACTGCACCTTACCGACAGCCGCGTAGCATTTGCAGATATTCTGCTTTTGGTGCCGGATCTGGCCAAAACGCCGCCATTCAGTAAAGAACCAAACGGAATGCTGAAAGGCTCCGGGCTTGTAACCGGCTCAGTGGATGATATGCTCATTTCGAAAGCGCGTTTCAGCATGCTTGACGGAACGATTCTGGCACTTGACGGACGCATTCGGGGCCTGCCGGATGCCAATAAGCTGGCCTTGGATATGACCATTAATGAGCTTTCATCGACGAAAGACGACTTGATGAAAATGTTGCCGGACAGCGCTGTGCCTGCTTCTATTGAGCTTCCGCAGGACATTAAAATTACAGGAAAAGTGAAAGGGTCAATGGAAGACATCACGATGACAACGACCATTAACACATCCTTTGGCGTAGGCACATTCTCTGGCAACCTGAAAAACATTACGGATAGCATCAAAGCTCAATACAACGGCACACTGGCTTTTAACGATTTTGATCTGGGTAAACTAATGAAGCAACCGCCTGAGCAAATGGGCAAACTCACGCTTCGGACCGACCTGGATGGTGTAGGTTATGCACCCAAAACAATGAAAGCAAGTTTGGACGGAACAATTGCCAGCGCGGATATCAGAGGTTACGTGTATAACAATCTCACATTAAAAGGAGATGTTGACAATGGCTTCGCAAATGTTGCGGCAACGATGAACGACCAGAATATTGATGTGGACCTCACTGCACAGGCTGATCTCTCCAAAGAATATCCTTCCGTAAAAGCCGATGTTTCTATTGACAAGCTGGATCTGACTGCACTGAACTTGTATGCCGATTCCTTGCAGCTTAAAGGGAACATTAAGGTAGACATGCCTTCCACCAATCCCGAAAACCCATTAGGAACGGTCGATATCAACGATTTCACATTTACCCATCACCGCAGGCCCATTACCATCGACTCGGTGAATGTACAATTGACGGATTCCAGCGGACAACGGCAGGCAACGATTAAATCACCTTTTCTGAAGGCAGAAATGAAAGGTGATTTTGTTTATACAGAAATTGCGGACGCATTGCTGACCGAAGTGGGCAAGCATTTCAAAGCACCGAATCTTACTTACAATACAGTTACCAAACCGGTAAATTTTACGCTCAATGCGACGGTGTCTAATCACCCCCTGATCACGACTTTTGTTCCTGCGCTGAAAGAAATGAATGATATCCAGTTCAAAGCAAAGCTGGATAACCAACAGGATTCATCCATCGTAGCGCGACTGTCCATTCCAATGGTGAATTATGACAGCATTCAAACCGAAAGGGTTTCCGTTGATTTCAGTAATACAAAGGAAAACGCCGCATTGAATGCCAATGTCGGCTTGGTGAACACCGGCAGTTTCAGGATTCAGAATGCATCGCTGGAAAGCAAAATTGTTAATAATGATGTCAAATTCGATTTCATCGTAAGGGATTCTGTTAATACGGAACGCCATGCAGTGCTGGGCGATCTCGCTATCGCAGACAATCGTTACAAGCTGAATTTGCGTGAAGGCTTGCTTTTGGATTATCTCAAATGGGAAACTGACACTTCCGGATACATTTCCTATGCACCGGACAGCCTTTATGTTAAGAATTTCGTCATTAAGAGCAAGGATCAATCCTTGACCATTAATTCCACCAGCGAAGCACCAAACAGCCCACTCGACATTGCAATCTCCAATATTTCCATTGGCCCGATGATCGGCATTGCCACGCGCGATTCTACATTGGCAACCGGGATATTAAATGGAAAAATACTTTTGAGCGATTATATGAAAGCGCCGGTTTATACGGGCGAATTGACGATCGACAGCCTGGCCGTGACGAAAATTCCGGTTGGTAACCTGGTCTTGAAATCGACCAATGAAACGGAAAACCTGATCCGTGTAGACATGTCGCTTACCAACGGGGAAAATAACCTGACCCTGGACGGAAACTATAACCTGAAATCCGAAAGCCCGATGGATTTCAAACTGGACCTCAAAAAACTGAGTGCACAAACTATTGAAGCATTTAGCTTCGGCGAATTAAACAAGGCAACGGGGAACTTGACAGGCAACATTGCCATCACCGGCGCCACCGACAGCCCAAAACTGGACGGCTCTGTTAATTTCAATGATGTAGCATTTAACGCAACACAATTGGGCGCCCGTTACTCATTAGCCAACCAAAAAATCCTTTTCAACGGACAAAATATTAATTTCAACAATTTCATCATTGCTGATTCGGTGAACCAGCAGATGAAGATCAACGGAAATGTGAGCATTGCCAACATTCCGAACGTCAGTTACAACCTGACTATTAATGCCAAGAATTTCAATGTGCTTAATTCAACGCAGAAACAGAACGAACTGTTCTTTGGGAAGGCCAACGTTGATGCTGATCTGAGTGTAAAAGGACAAGGCGCCAACTCGGTTGTGGACGGCAGCATTAAAGTGGATCCAGGCAGCAACATTACATTTGTGCTTCCCAGCGGGGCAACAGAAGCTGGTGATGCAGCCAAAGGCATCATTGAGTTTGTGGATATGAGCGATTCAACACAGGTTGCTGTGGCAGATTCGGCTGCCGCCAAAATCACGACCGTTGATTTTGCTTCACAAATTTCCCTTGACATTGATGTTGATGACAAGTCCGAGTTTAAAGTCGTGATCGACGAGCTGAATGGTGACAACATCCGCCTGAAAGGAAATGCACAGCTCAACACCGGGATCGCGCCAAACGGCCAGCTTTTCATGCTTGGCTCTTATGACGTGACCGAAGGTTCCTACGACCTCACATTGCAGATCTTAAAACGACAATTCGAGATCCTGAAAGGAAGTAACCTGTTATGGACCGGCGACGTAATGAACGCCGAACTGAACATTACGGCGGGCTATACGGTGGAAGTTGATCCGGGATCGATTGCCTCCAAATTTCAGGGCGCAAGCAAAGTCCCCATTCAGGTGCAGGTGGTGATAACCGGAAACCTTACAACCCCGAACATCACGTTCAACATAGTGCCCGATGAAACCATTGACAAGCAAGTAACCAACGAGCTGACCAGTCAGCGGTTTTGGGAAGATATGAAGAGCAATCCGTCTGAAATGAACAAGCAGGCATTTGCGCTTTTGATTACCAATAAATTTATCACTGACCAATCATCGCCCGGCTTCAATCTCGGTTCGAGTGCCGAAGCGGTTGCACGCCAAAGTGTAAGCCAGCTGTTGAGCGATCAGTTGAATAACCTGGCATCGGATTTGGTAAAAGGCGTTGATCTGGATATTGGCGTCAACTCAACAGCCGATCAAACCACGGGTTCGCGGACCGACCTTAACCTGGGCCTAAGCAAAGCATTCCTGAATGATCGCCTCAAAATTTCAGTGGGTAAAAACTTCGAAATTGAAAGCCAGAGCAACTCGGCCAGCTCTAATGAGGTTTTCGACAACATCGCATTGGACTATGCCATCACCAGAGACGGGCGGTATTTATTCAGGGCGTTCCGGAAAAATCAATATCAATCTATTTTGGAAGGTTTCATTATTGAAACAGGGGTGAGTTTTATTGTAACGGCAGATTACGACCTGCTGCGTGAATTTTTCGAAAGACAAAAAAATGAGAAATAG
- the tamL gene encoding translocation and assembly module lipoprotein TamL: MRNSVLGILVFLVTLSSCSVNKYIPEGQSLYVGSKVKVQADSITKPNVSGLASELEAIVKPPPNKTLLGFPWKVWWWYFIGEPKDEGGLRSWFRNKLGEEPKFATQRVADINASNMVSHLDNEAYYRSKATGTLVRSKKEKRRTAIYQFDAYVMPRYVMNEINYVVRDSSLFNRDLILAKQKTLLKKGEPPRLDVISTERSRIDLELKGKGYYFFNPDYLIIKVDSTIGKRDSTLAPQQVNIFLEVKPQTAQTSLKQYFINKIYVNTGSQESLLADTTAAREPLRRGLNIKDPGNLYKRRIFYDAIGFRRGNMYTNTMHNVSLQRLVNLQNFKFVKNQFDLVPRSDSALLDVRYDLEPLKKKALQTTISASTKSNNLGGSQLDVAWRNRNTFRGAEMLAVKAFFGFDVQLGGNQEANPNRIGNEYIRYGIGADLSFPRFIIPFVRIRPEKSQALPKTVLSINYENRVQRGLYTTTSIRGDWAYIWSKNSEVVHTLTPISINYIQPRNVNYERLFAIAQSPNTNPVDVERLFTLVEQKYFIAGSNYSISYRPTPKPFARNQYALSGGIDYGGNLLSLFAKRPSGDSVGIPKEFLQVPVFQYVKVDGDIRYYRTITPGIKWANRLLLGAIKPYGNSKEMATPQFKQYFGGGSTGIRAFRARALGPGAYTPDTATIRLIGYQNFADIRMEFNSELRLKFTNIINGAVFMDAGNIWSFGSPERVRYDSSAIISKDFIKQIAVGGGIGLRLDFSYLIFRLDIATPFRKPWYTKEIKSETPEGEVTYKNPWVFNEVNFRSKAWRKENLILNIAVGLPF; the protein is encoded by the coding sequence ATGAGAAATAGTGTATTAGGCATATTGGTTTTTTTGGTGACGCTGAGCAGCTGTTCAGTGAATAAATATATCCCGGAAGGCCAAAGTCTCTATGTAGGCAGCAAAGTGAAAGTGCAAGCGGACAGCATTACCAAGCCTAATGTATCAGGCCTGGCATCTGAACTGGAAGCGATTGTGAAGCCGCCGCCGAACAAAACACTACTGGGTTTTCCCTGGAAAGTATGGTGGTGGTATTTCATTGGTGAGCCGAAAGATGAGGGCGGCTTACGCAGCTGGTTTCGCAATAAACTTGGAGAGGAACCCAAGTTCGCAACGCAGCGTGTGGCCGACATCAATGCATCCAATATGGTTTCTCATCTGGATAATGAGGCCTATTATCGCTCAAAAGCCACGGGTACGCTTGTTCGTAGTAAAAAAGAAAAACGCAGGACCGCTATTTACCAGTTTGATGCCTATGTGATGCCGCGTTATGTGATGAATGAGATCAATTATGTGGTGCGCGACAGTTCATTATTTAATCGCGATCTCATTTTAGCCAAACAAAAAACTCTGTTAAAAAAAGGAGAACCGCCGCGTCTGGATGTAATCTCAACAGAGAGGAGCAGGATTGACCTGGAACTGAAAGGCAAAGGATATTATTTTTTCAATCCTGATTATCTGATCATTAAAGTGGATTCCACCATTGGAAAAAGGGATTCAACACTTGCTCCGCAGCAGGTAAATATCTTCCTTGAAGTAAAGCCACAAACTGCGCAAACTTCTTTAAAGCAGTATTTCATAAACAAAATCTACGTAAATACGGGAAGCCAGGAAAGTTTGCTCGCCGACACAACGGCTGCGCGCGAGCCGCTTCGCCGTGGCCTGAACATTAAAGATCCGGGCAATCTGTATAAAAGAAGAATCTTTTACGACGCAATTGGTTTTCGGAGAGGGAATATGTATACCAATACCATGCATAATGTGTCTTTGCAACGATTGGTCAACCTTCAAAACTTCAAGTTTGTAAAAAATCAGTTCGACCTTGTTCCACGCTCGGATTCGGCCTTGCTGGATGTGCGTTATGATCTGGAACCGTTGAAAAAGAAAGCGCTGCAAACCACTATAAGTGCGAGCACCAAGTCCAACAACCTGGGTGGCTCGCAACTGGATGTGGCCTGGCGGAACCGGAATACATTCAGAGGAGCTGAAATGCTCGCAGTCAAGGCTTTTTTTGGATTTGACGTGCAGCTAGGTGGAAATCAGGAGGCAAATCCGAACCGGATTGGTAATGAGTACATTCGCTACGGTATAGGCGCCGACTTGTCCTTCCCGCGCTTTATTATTCCGTTTGTGCGCATTAGACCAGAAAAAAGCCAGGCTCTGCCCAAAACCGTACTTTCAATAAACTATGAAAACCGGGTGCAACGCGGACTTTACACAACCACATCCATCCGGGGAGACTGGGCTTACATTTGGAGCAAAAATTCAGAGGTTGTACATACATTAACTCCAATTTCAATTAACTACATTCAACCTCGCAATGTAAATTATGAGCGCTTATTTGCCATTGCCCAGAGTCCTAATACGAACCCCGTGGATGTGGAACGGCTATTCACGCTTGTTGAGCAAAAATATTTCATTGCGGGATCCAACTATTCCATATCGTATCGGCCCACACCTAAACCATTTGCCAGAAACCAATATGCTCTATCAGGGGGAATTGATTACGGTGGAAATTTGCTGAGCCTTTTTGCCAAACGTCCTAGCGGAGACTCAGTCGGAATACCGAAAGAATTTTTGCAGGTTCCCGTTTTTCAATATGTCAAAGTAGATGGTGATATTAGATATTACCGGACCATTACCCCGGGAATCAAATGGGCAAACCGGCTCTTGCTTGGAGCGATCAAACCATATGGCAACTCGAAAGAAATGGCTACGCCTCAGTTCAAACAATATTTTGGTGGTGGTAGCACAGGGATAAGAGCATTCCGCGCACGTGCCTTAGGACCTGGTGCATATACGCCCGACACAGCAACAATCAGGCTTATAGGTTATCAGAATTTTGCAGACATTCGGATGGAGTTCAACTCGGAGTTGCGTTTGAAATTTACTAACATTATTAATGGCGCTGTGTTTATGGACGCTGGAAATATCTGGTCATTCGGCAGCCCTGAGAGAGTACGTTATGATTCTAGCGCTATTATTAGCAAAGACTTTATCAAACAAATTGCCGTCGGCGGCGGGATTGGTTTACGACTTGATTTCTCCTACTTGATTTTCAGACTCGACATCGCAACGCCTTTCCGCAAGCCCTGGTACACCAAAGAAATTAAATCTGAAACACCGGAAGGTGAGGTTACTTACAAGAATCCGTGGGTTTTTAACGAAGTCAATTTCCGGAGTAAGGCTTGGAGAAAGGAAAACCTAATCCTCAACATTGCCGTTGGCCTTCCATTTTAG
- the mce gene encoding methylmalonyl-CoA epimerase → MKNVEHIGIAVKELEEAEKLFSNLFNSRPYKRETVASEGVLTSFFQVNQTKIELLQSTDPDGVIARFIEKKGEGFHHVAFEVDDIVAEMARLKKEGFTLLSETPKPGADNKLVCFLHPKSTNGMLIELCQEIKS, encoded by the coding sequence ATGAAAAATGTCGAGCACATTGGAATTGCGGTTAAGGAGCTGGAAGAAGCTGAAAAATTGTTTTCAAATCTCTTCAATTCCCGGCCATACAAGCGAGAAACAGTCGCTTCCGAAGGTGTTTTGACTTCGTTTTTTCAGGTTAATCAAACAAAAATAGAGCTTCTACAATCCACAGACCCGGATGGCGTCATTGCGAGGTTTATCGAGAAAAAAGGGGAGGGGTTTCATCATGTCGCGTTTGAAGTAGACGACATTGTTGCTGAAATGGCCCGCCTAAAAAAAGAAGGTTTCACCTTGTTAAGTGAAACCCCCAAACCCGGAGCGGACAATAAACTCGTTTGTTTTCTGCATCCAAAATCTACGAATGGAATGCTGATCGAGCTTTGTCAGGAAATCAAATCCTGA